The Georgenia faecalis genome includes a window with the following:
- the whiA gene encoding DNA-binding protein WhiA: MSLTAAVKDELARLRVDKVSARKAEIAATLRFAGGLHIISGRIVIEAELDTVIAARRLRQAMSEVFGHSSDVIVVSGGGLRRGKRYVVRVVKDGEALARQTGLLDGRGRPVRGLPPQVVSAGLSEAVAAWRGAFIAHGSLTEPGRSSALEITCPGPEAALALVGAARRMDISAKAREVRGVDRVVIRDGDDIAAMLTRMGAHDALMVWEERRMRREVRGTANRLANFDDANLRRSARAAVAAGARVERAFEILGDDVPEHLLQAGRLRLDNKQASLEELGALSDPPLTKDAVAGRIRRLLAMADKRARELGIADTEAVLTPDMLDL, from the coding sequence ATGTCGTTGACCGCTGCCGTGAAGGATGAGCTCGCGCGCCTGCGCGTGGACAAGGTCTCCGCCCGAAAGGCCGAGATCGCCGCGACCCTCCGGTTCGCCGGCGGGTTGCACATCATCTCGGGGCGGATCGTCATCGAGGCGGAGCTCGACACCGTTATCGCCGCCCGGCGCCTGCGCCAGGCGATGTCCGAGGTGTTCGGGCACAGCAGCGACGTGATCGTCGTCTCCGGCGGCGGGCTGCGCCGCGGCAAGCGGTACGTCGTGCGCGTCGTCAAGGACGGGGAGGCGCTGGCCCGCCAGACCGGGCTCCTCGACGGCCGCGGACGCCCCGTGCGCGGCCTGCCCCCGCAGGTGGTCTCGGCCGGACTCTCCGAGGCCGTCGCCGCCTGGCGCGGTGCCTTCATCGCCCACGGCTCGCTCACCGAGCCGGGGCGCTCGAGCGCGCTGGAGATCACCTGCCCCGGGCCCGAGGCGGCGCTCGCGCTCGTCGGGGCGGCGCGCCGGATGGACATCTCCGCCAAGGCGCGCGAGGTCCGCGGCGTCGACCGCGTCGTCATCCGCGACGGCGACGACATCGCCGCCATGCTCACCCGGATGGGCGCCCACGACGCGCTCATGGTGTGGGAGGAGCGCCGGATGCGCCGCGAGGTGCGCGGGACCGCCAACCGGCTGGCGAACTTCGACGACGCCAACCTGCGCCGGTCCGCCCGGGCGGCCGTCGCCGCCGGGGCCCGCGTCGAGCGTGCCTTCGAGATCCTCGGCGACGACGTCCCCGAGCACCTCCTCCAGGCCGGTCGCCTGCGCCTGGACAACAAGCAGGCCAGCCTCGAGGAGCTCGGCGCCCTCTCCGACCCGCCGCTCACCAAGGACGCCGTGGCCGGGCGGATCCGGCGCCTGCTCGCCATGGCGGACAAGCGCGCCCGCGAGCTGGGGATCGCCGACACCGAGGCCGTCCTCACCCCGGACATGCTCGACCTGTAG